Within the Paenibacillus pabuli genome, the region CACCGCGTTCCGAAGAATAAAACCTGACGAAAGAGGTGCAGGGATTGATGGATAACGGACAATCGCCCGTGCTTAAAATCAGCGGGCTAAGCGGAGGATACAGTGCCAAACGGCCGGTCCTCCACGGTATCGATCTCGAAGTTGGACGCGGAGAGATGGTCGGACTGATCGGATTAAACGGTGCCGGAAAAAGTACCACAATGAAACATATTTTAGGCTTGATGACTCCCCAGCAAGGGGAGGTTCGGGTCATGGGTAAGAAGCGGGACGAGGACGCGCAGATTTATCAATCGGCGATGGCATTTGTCCCGGAGTCACCCGAATTGTATGACGAGATGACCGTAATGGAGCATCTGGAGTTCACGGCCAGGGCATATGGCGTATCCGAAGCGGATTTTAAACACCGCACGGAGAAATTGCTGGACTTGTTCCGCATGAGGGAGAAAAGCACAAGTCTGTCGACCCACCTATCCAAAGGGATGCGGCAGAAGGTGATGATCATGTGTGCTTTTGTTGCAGGACCCCCGCTATACATTATCGATGAACCGTTCCTGGGGCTGGACCCGCTCGGGATTCGTTCTTTGCTTGATTTCATGCTGGAAATGAAGGCATCCGGATCATCCATTTTGTTAAGTTCGCACATTCTGTCCACGATTGAAAATTACTGCGATCGCTTTATTGTATTGCATCGCGGACAGGTTATCGCTCATGGGACATTGAATGAGCTGCGTACCCAGTTCGGAGACTCGGATGCAGCGCTGGAGCACATGTTCTACTCTCTCGTGCAGGGCAGGGATTAAGCATGGATCTCAAGCTGTTATGGAAGCAAAGACGCACGGGATTCTGGAACGGAATTCTTCCTTATCTGGGCTATGTCATACAGAGCGGCGTGGCCATGGTCTTTCTATTTCTCGTCATTGCATTCTCTGCCTGGT harbors:
- a CDS encoding ABC transporter ATP-binding protein, translating into MDNGQSPVLKISGLSGGYSAKRPVLHGIDLEVGRGEMVGLIGLNGAGKSTTMKHILGLMTPQQGEVRVMGKKRDEDAQIYQSAMAFVPESPELYDEMTVMEHLEFTARAYGVSEADFKHRTEKLLDLFRMREKSTSLSTHLSKGMRQKVMIMCAFVAGPPLYIIDEPFLGLDPLGIRSLLDFMLEMKASGSSILLSSHILSTIENYCDRFIVLHRGQVIAHGTLNELRTQFGDSDAALEHMFYSLVQGRD